ATAATGGCCTGTAATGATCGAAAGATCAGGTCATTTGATTTTTTAATTTTTTAAATTTTTTTATTTAATAGCTATCACTTACTCTTTAAGCCCTGCTTACAGTAAACTTTATTATCCTTGGGAATTTAGTAGTATTTTATAAAACTACTAATGGTCTTAGAAGTTATCATATAAAGTGATAGTATGAGCTTGAACCCGTTCGTATCGGCCGTAATAGCATTTATATACGCATTAAAGGGAAGGCTGCATTTCCCAAAAGAAAGGATAGGCGATACTGTCGTAATGGATGATGGTGTAAGGTTCACTATATTCAGGCAGGTAATAGTCGACCCTGAAAAAAGCCGATCCCGATCTCCGGGAGCTACCTTTATCGTAAGGTTCCATGTCGCCGGCATGAAGCCTGAACAAAATAAGAAGTTTTCCTGGATACCGATGTTCTTCATTTTAGGGCTTCCCGGTTTCAGGTCGAAGCTATGGACGCTGGACGAGAGCACGGGCGACTTTCAGGGAATATATGAATGGGACACGGTGAAGGATGCGGAGAATTATGCGGGCTCGTTCGCAATGAGATTCATGACGGGGAGGTCGACCCCCGGTTCTGTGAGCTACAGGATCATTCCAAAGTGAGGGGATAGAGATGTTAAGGCAGGAGCTGAAAACAAAAATATCGGATACAAAAAATGATCAAGGGTACATCATAGATTGTTCGGGACTTAGTATGAAATTCGGGAATATAACGGCACT
The nucleotide sequence above comes from Methanooceanicella nereidis. Encoded proteins:
- a CDS encoding YdhR family protein: MSLNPFVSAVIAFIYALKGRLHFPKERIGDTVVMDDGVRFTIFRQVIVDPEKSRSRSPGATFIVRFHVAGMKPEQNKKFSWIPMFFILGLPGFRSKLWTLDESTGDFQGIYEWDTVKDAENYAGSFAMRFMTGRSTPGSVSYRIIPK